The Erythrolamprus reginae isolate rEryReg1 chromosome 3, rEryReg1.hap1, whole genome shotgun sequence genome contains a region encoding:
- the LOC139165450 gene encoding hemoglobin subunit alpha-A-like, whose translation MTIPEPILLAPEFWELKSTCRRRANFAYPWPRRRCCYCCCLPGGSHSLSLSFLSHHPHRRLVLVYPATKTYFPHFNLSPGSSDLKSHGKKVIDALTEAVNNLDDVPGALSKLNDLHAHKLRLDPVNFKLLGHCLEVTIAAHNGGPLKPEAILSLDKFLDLVSEVLKSKYR comes from the exons aattcctgagccaatcttgctagctccggaattctgggagctgaagtccacatgtcgtagaagagccaactttgcctacccctggcctcgGCGACGTTGCTGCTACTGTTGCTGCCTCCCCGGGGGCTCCCATtcactctccctttccttcctatcCCACCACCCACATCGCAGGTTGGTCCTCGTTTACCCGGCCACCAAGACCTACTTCCCCCACTTCAACTTGAGCCCTGGCTCCAGCGACCTCAAGTCCCACGGCAAGAAAGTGATCGACGCCCTCACCGAAGCCGTCAATAACCTGGACGACGTGCCGGGGGCCCTCTCCAAGCTCAACGACCTCCACGCCCATAAACTGCGCTTGGATCCCGTCAACTTTAAG CTGCTGGGCCACTGCCTAGAGGTCACCATCGCCGCTCACAACGGTGGGCCCCTCAAACCCGAAGCGATTTTGTCCCTCGACAAGTTCCTGGACCTAGTGTCCGAGGTGCTGAAATCCAAGTACCGCTAG